A window of Acidobacteriota bacterium genomic DNA:
TTGTCGGGTTCATCGACGCCGGACGCGTGCGACACCACGTTCATCCGGCGGAAGTTGATGCTTCCACGGTACTCGGCGCAGGGTTCCCGCTCCCGGAGGTAGTCGATGGTGTTTCGCACGTCGAGCGCGTAAGAATCGATTTCCGCGTCGGTGTCGCCGTCTCCCGGGAAGGTGAT
This region includes:
- a CDS encoding M64 family metallopeptidase, translating into MRRADPAHGLNITFPGDGDTDAEIDSYALDVRNTIDYLREREPCAEYRGSINFRRMNVVSHASGVDEPDNGFFRDPALDCPCCPSEPVFGGADCVPGPTRLSSSAIASGRRSTSRK